One Pyrus communis chromosome 4, drPyrComm1.1, whole genome shotgun sequence genomic region harbors:
- the LOC137732519 gene encoding heat stress transcription factor A-1d-like: MEGANNNNGDEIPTAGGAHQAGSGSSSAPAPAPLLNTNAPPPFLSKTYDMVDDPATDPVVSWSPTNNSFVVWNPPEFARDLLPKYFKHNNFSSFVRQLNTYGFRKIDPDRWEFANEGFLRGKKHLLKSINRRKPTHGHSHQLQQPSHGQNSMGACVEVGKFGLEEEVERLKRDKNVLMQELIRLRQQQQSTDNQLQTMVQRLQGMEQRQQQMMSFLAKAMHSPDFFTQFVQKNESNRRITEVNKKRRLKQEGIAERERSNAPDGQIVRYQPPMNGAAKAMLRQIMNTDTSSQLESFNNNSDNFLISDGSSSSSAIDSGSSSSHVSGVTLQEVPLTSVHGLPSAISETQSSLRTANSGTVMRSPFSDVNALVGEESPSIPIPQTNVNIPELSQIADMSPEGLVDIPEESMAADDIGVGFIENMASEAGDGFMDPTSLVLNGSLPIDFDDISSDIEAFLKDWDDVLQNPGSDEMDSICAGVPMENEKQQPTENGWDKTQNMDNLTEKMGLLTSETKGV; this comes from the exons ATGGAGGGTGCTAATAACAACAACGGCGACGAGATACCAACGGCCGGCGGCGCACACCAGGCGGGTTCGGGTTCAAGTTCGGCTCCGGCGCCGGCGCCCTTACTGAACACCAACGCCCCGCCGCCGTTCCTGAGCAAGACGTACGACATGGTGGACGACCCAGCTACCGACCCGGTCGTGTCCTGGAGCCCCACCAACAACAGCTTCGTGGTTTGGAACCCGCCGGAGTTCGCTAGGGACCTCCTGCCCAAGTACTTCAAGCACAATAACTTCTCTAGCTTCGTTAGGCAGTTGAACACCTAC GGATTTAGGAAGATTGATCCAGACCGCTGGGAATTTGCGAATGAAGGATTTTTGAGGGGTAAAAAACATCTCCTTAAGAGCATCAATCGGCGTAAACCTACCCATGGACATAGTCATCAACTGCAACAGCCATCACATGGACAGAATTCAATGGGTGCGTGTGTAGAAGTTGGGAAGTTTGGCCTCGAGGAAGAGGTTGAGAGGCTAAAAAGGGACAAGAATGTGCTTATGCAGGAACTCATCAGGTTGAGGCAGCAGCAGCAGTCTACTGATAACCAGCTACAAACAATGGTGCAGCGTCTTCAGGGCATGGAGCAGCGGCAACAACAGATGATGTCATTCCTTGCTAAGGCAATGCATAGCCCTGATTTCTTCACTCAATTTGTACAGAAAAATGAGAGCAATAGGCGCATAACTGAAGTCAACAAAAAACGGAGACTTAAGCAGGAAGGTATTGCTGAGAGAGAGCGTTCTAATGCTCCTGATGGACAGATTGTTAGGTATCAGCCTCCCATGAATGGAGCAGCAAAGGCAATGCTCAGGCAGATCATGAATACAGATACGTCATCTCAGTTGGAATCTTTTAATAACAATTCTGATAACTTCTTGATCAGTGATGGTTCATCCTCATCCAGTGCAATAGAcagtgggagttcttcaagccACGTGTCAGGAGTGACACTTCAGGAGGTCCCACTAACTTCAGTGCATGGCTTGCCTTCTGCAATTTCTGAAACACAATCTTCTCTGCGGACTGCAAACTCTGGAACAGTTATGAGATCTCCATTCTCAGATGTAAATGCCCTTGTTGGAGAAGAGTCCCCATCAATTCCCATACCCCAGACAAATGTAAATATTCCAGAGCTTTCTCAAATAGCAGATATGTCACCCGAAGGCTTAGTGGATATTCCTGAAGAAAGCATGGCAGCTGATGACATTGGTGTTGGATTTATTGAAAACATGGCATCTGAAGCGGGTGATGGATTTATGGACCCCACATCATTGGTATTGAATGGGTCATTGCCAATAGATTTTGATGATATTTCGTCGGACATAGAAGCATTTCTAAAGGATTGGGATGATGTTTTACAAAACCCGGGGTCAGATGAAATGGATTCTATTTGTGCAGGAGTGCCCATGGAAAATGAAAAGCAGCAGCCAACTGAGAATGGATGGGACAAAACCCAGAATATGGATAATCTGACTGAAAAAATGGGACTTCTTACATCAGAGACCAAAGGGGTGTGA
- the LOC137731322 gene encoding inositol-tetrakisphosphate 1-kinase 1-like: protein MAERRFGIGYALAPKKQQSFIQESLVDLARSRGIDLVRIDTERSLADQGPFDCVLHKLYGDDWKRELAEFRVKNPDGVIIDAPEAIERLHNRISMLQVVSELRIEHESDTFGIPKQIVIYDKETLFDRQAWEGLKFPVIAKPLVADGSAKSHKMALVFNHDGLDNLKPPIVLQEFVNHGGVIFKVYVVGGYVKCVKRKSLPDVSEEEKLGSLDGLMSFSQISNLANNERTDDKYYKMMQLDDTEMPPQSFITDIARGLQQAMKLNLFNFDVIRDARFGNRYLIIDINYFPGYAKMPGYETVLTDFFCDIVQKKEKDGVESTGLDSYEVLSCDDEVRKIVSCDGDDGGDLNLEEENRIQV, encoded by the coding sequence ATGGCGGAGCGGAGGTTCGGTATAGGCTATGCTTTGGCGCCCAAGAAGCAGCAAAGCTTCATCCAAGAGTCGCTGGTCGACCTAGCCAGATCGCGGGGCATCGATCTCGTTCGGATCGACACTGAGCGCTCGCTGGCAGATCAGGGGCCGTTCGACTGCGTGCTGCACAAGCTCTACGGAGACGATTGGAAGCGGGAGCTGGCGGAGTTCAGGGTCAAGAACCCTGACGGGGTTATAATCGACGCGCCAGAGGCAATCGAGCGCCTGCACAATCGGATTTCCATGTTGCAGGTGGTTTCGGAGCTGAGAATCGAGCACGAGAGCGACACGTTTGGGATTCCAAAGCAGATTGTAATATACGACAAGGAAACGCTGTTTGATCGCCAGGCGTGGGAGGGTCTAAAGTTTCCGGTAATCGCGAAGCCACTGGTGGCCGACGGCAGCGCCAAGTCGCACAAAATGGCGCTGGTTTTCAACCACGATGGTCTCGACAACCTCAAGCCCCCAATTGTGCTTCAAGAGTTTGTGAACCATGGCGGCGTCATCTTTAAGGTGTATGTGGTTGGAGGGTATGTCAAATGCGTGAAGCGTAAGTCGCTTCCGGATGTTTCCGAAGAAGAGAAATTGGGGAGCTTGGATGGCTTGATGTCGTTCTCACAGATATCGAATCTTGCAAACAATGAGAGAACTGATGACAAGTATTACAAAATGATGCAGCTGGACGACACTGAGATGCCGCCGCAGAGTTTCATCACTGATATTGCAAGGGGCTTGCAGCAGGCAATGAAGTTGAACTTGTTTAACTTTGATGTGATTCGGGATGCGAGGTTTGGGAACCGCTATTTGATAATCGACATTAATTACTTTCCTGGGTACGCCAAAATGCCTGGATATGAGACTGTGTTAACGGACTTCTTTTGTGACATTgtgcaaaagaaagagaaagatggGGTGGAAAGCACTGGTTTGGATAGTTACGAGGTTCTTAGCTGCGACGATGAAGTGAGGAAGATTGTAAGTTGTGATGGAGATGATGGGGGTGATCTTAACTTAGAAGAGGAGAACCGAATTCAAGTTTAA